One Bos javanicus breed banteng chromosome 9, ARS-OSU_banteng_1.0, whole genome shotgun sequence DNA window includes the following coding sequences:
- the LOC133254433 gene encoding NEDD8-like translates to MERKMLIKVKTLTRKEIEIDTEPTDKVEQIKERVKEKEGIPPEQQRLTYSGRQINVKKTSADYKLLSGSVLHLVLALRGGGGLRQ, encoded by the coding sequence ATGGAGAGGAAGATGCTAATTAAAGTGAAGACGCTGACCAGAaaggagattgagattgacactGAACCCACAGACAAGGTGGAACAAATCAAAGAGCGTgtgaaggagaaagagggaaTTCCCCCAGAGCAGCAGAGGCTCACCTACAGTGGTAGACAGATAAACGTCAAGAAGACATCAGCTGATTACAAGCTGTTAAGTGGTTCAGTCCTCCATCTGGTATTGGCTCTGAGAGGAGGGGGTGGTCTTCGGCAGTGA